One Fundidesulfovibrio soli genomic window carries:
- a CDS encoding Y-family DNA polymerase has translation MDCNNFYASCERAFDPALARRPVVVLSNNDGCVIARSQEAKDLGIRMGEPEFKCRERCARAGVAVFSSNYTLYGDMSARVMATAGALAPRMEVYSIDEAFLELDGLPGGPEPYARMIRERVRRDTGIPVSIGVAPTKTLAKAANRLAKKDPSMRGVLVLPEGEARRELLARLDVEDVWGIGPRHGRRLRERGVRTALDFMALPREFVRKTMTVGGLHTWLELHGTPCLPLELAPKPKQSIVSSRSFGRPVTSLEHLREALGQYISRAAEKLRAQKSRAASILVFVQTNTFIEGEPQYSASQSQALDPPTDATPRLIAQGAAVLERIFRPGFRYKKAGVMLCGIEPAQGAQLSLLHAPDERGGRLMAALDRVNARWGRDTLFSAACGVERTWRMRQGRRSPRYTTVWEELPVARA, from the coding sequence ATGGACTGCAACAACTTCTACGCCTCCTGCGAGCGCGCCTTCGACCCGGCCCTGGCCAGGCGGCCCGTGGTGGTGCTCTCCAACAACGACGGCTGCGTCATCGCCCGCTCCCAGGAGGCCAAGGACCTGGGCATTCGCATGGGCGAGCCGGAGTTCAAGTGCCGGGAGCGCTGCGCCCGGGCCGGGGTGGCGGTGTTCTCCTCCAACTACACCCTCTACGGCGACATGTCCGCGCGGGTGATGGCCACCGCCGGGGCGCTGGCGCCGCGCATGGAGGTCTACTCCATCGACGAGGCATTCCTGGAACTGGACGGTCTGCCCGGCGGCCCCGAGCCCTACGCCCGGATGATCCGCGAGCGCGTGCGCCGCGACACGGGCATCCCGGTCTCCATCGGCGTGGCCCCCACCAAGACCCTGGCCAAGGCCGCCAACCGCCTGGCCAAGAAGGACCCCTCCATGCGCGGCGTGCTCGTCCTGCCCGAGGGCGAAGCCCGGCGGGAGCTGCTGGCCCGCCTGGACGTGGAGGACGTCTGGGGGATAGGCCCGCGCCACGGCCGCCGCCTGCGCGAGCGCGGGGTGCGCACCGCCCTGGACTTCATGGCCCTGCCCCGCGAGTTCGTACGCAAGACCATGACCGTGGGCGGCCTGCACACCTGGCTGGAGCTGCACGGCACCCCCTGCCTGCCCCTGGAGCTGGCCCCCAAGCCCAAGCAGAGCATCGTCTCCTCGCGCTCCTTCGGGCGGCCCGTCACCAGCCTGGAGCACCTGCGCGAGGCCCTGGGGCAGTATATCTCCCGCGCGGCCGAGAAGCTGCGCGCCCAGAAGAGCCGCGCCGCCTCCATCCTGGTCTTCGTGCAGACCAACACCTTCATCGAGGGCGAGCCCCAGTACAGCGCCTCCCAGAGCCAGGCCCTGGACCCGCCCACCGACGCCACCCCGCGCCTGATCGCCCAGGGCGCGGCCGTGCTGGAGCGCATCTTCCGCCCCGGCTTCCGCTACAAGAAGGCCGGGGTCATGCTCTGCGGCATCGAGCCCGCGCAGGGCGCGCAGCTCTCGCTGCTGCACGCCCCGGACGAGCGCGGCGGCAGGCTCATGGCCGCCCTGGACCGGGTCAACGCCCGCTGGGGCCGGGACACGCTGTTTTCGGCGGCCTGCGGCGTGGAGCGCACCTGGAGGATGCGCCAGGGGAGGCGCTCGCCCCGCTACACAACAGTCTGGGAGGAGCTTCCCGTGGCCAGGGCGTAA
- a CDS encoding LexA family protein, with product MQEHTPLPLPLATAPAGFPSPAEDYLDQRLDLNEHLVRNPAATYFIRVQGDSMRGAGIASGDLLVVDRSVEPRPGHVVVAAVHGELTVKRLKRLGRLLVLAPENPDFTPIPLNEENAVEIWGVATHVIHRLAAAGGGGPCSSR from the coding sequence ATGCAAGAACATACGCCGCTCCCGCTGCCCCTGGCCACGGCCCCGGCCGGGTTCCCCTCCCCCGCCGAGGACTACCTGGACCAGCGCCTGGACTTGAACGAGCACCTGGTCCGCAACCCGGCCGCCACCTACTTCATCCGCGTTCAGGGGGACTCCATGCGCGGCGCGGGCATCGCCTCGGGCGACCTGCTGGTGGTGGACCGCTCCGTGGAGCCCAGGCCCGGCCACGTGGTGGTGGCCGCCGTGCATGGGGAGCTCACGGTGAAGCGCCTCAAGCGCCTGGGCCGCCTGCTGGTGCTGGCCCCCGAGAACCCGGACTTCACCCCCATCCCCCTGAACGAGGAGAACGCCGTGGAGATCTGGGGCGTGGCCACCCACGTCATCCACCGCCTCGCGGCGGCCGGGGGGGGCGGGCCGTGCTCTTCGCGCTGA